A window from Chitinophaga filiformis encodes these proteins:
- a CDS encoding acyltransferase family protein yields the protein MEKQTGRLLSLDVMRGVIMILLAGESCRVYESISEWHDNAFIRQFFHHPWHGLRFWDLVQPAFMFMAGTAMYISYESKRRKGVSWEQNFKHIAIRSAKLFLLGTGLHCVYAGKLVWELWNVLTQLSATGIIAYLVIGRSYTFQISTGLLLILLNDILYRSILVPGFDQPFVEYHNFGAYMDTLLMGKINKDGWVAINIIPTAAHTVWGVTAGKLLSSTLEGNRKAGILALAGVILLCLGFGADLTGISPIIKRISTAGFVLASAGWVLLILSFLYWWIDVRDHQRYAWIAVVVGMNAIFIYLFFETVGAQWLNGVVGIFVPWHIPAALTTWALEWYLCYWLYKKKIFFKL from the coding sequence ATGGAAAAACAGACCGGCCGTTTATTATCGCTGGATGTCATGCGGGGAGTGATCATGATATTACTGGCGGGCGAAAGTTGCCGGGTATATGAGTCGATCAGCGAGTGGCATGACAATGCTTTTATCCGGCAATTCTTTCATCATCCCTGGCATGGTTTGCGTTTCTGGGACCTGGTGCAGCCCGCATTTATGTTCATGGCGGGCACGGCCATGTATATATCCTATGAAAGCAAGCGCCGGAAGGGCGTGAGCTGGGAACAAAATTTCAAACATATCGCTATACGCAGTGCAAAGCTCTTCCTGCTGGGAACGGGCCTGCATTGCGTATATGCAGGCAAACTGGTGTGGGAACTGTGGAACGTGCTGACGCAATTGTCCGCCACCGGCATCATTGCTTACCTGGTCATCGGCCGTTCCTATACTTTCCAGATCAGTACAGGCCTGCTGCTGATCCTGCTGAACGACATCCTTTACCGTAGTATACTGGTGCCGGGTTTTGATCAGCCCTTTGTTGAATACCACAACTTCGGCGCTTACATGGATACGCTGCTGATGGGCAAGATCAATAAGGATGGCTGGGTGGCTATCAATATCATTCCAACGGCCGCGCATACGGTATGGGGCGTAACGGCAGGAAAGTTATTGTCTTCAACCCTGGAGGGCAATCGTAAAGCAGGCATACTGGCCCTTGCCGGGGTGATATTGCTCTGTCTCGGGTTCGGCGCTGACCTCACAGGTATATCGCCCATCATAAAAAGGATCAGTACTGCCGGGTTTGTACTGGCTTCTGCCGGCTGGGTATTGCTCATACTGTCTTTCCTTTACTGGTGGATAGACGTACGCGATCACCAGCGTTATGCCTGGATAGCCGTAGTAGTGGGGATGAACGCGATATTTATTTACCTGTTCTTTGAGACGGTTGGCGCGCAATGGCTGAATGGGGTAGTGGGCATTTTTGTACCCTGGCATATACCAGCTGCACTCACAACCTGGGCATTGGAATGGTATCTCTGCTACTGGCTGTATAAAAAGAAGATCTTCTTTAAACTATAA
- a CDS encoding alkaline phosphatase family protein, which produces MKRIYAMAGGLLLTLSAAAQQTGHVVLITIDGFRPDFYQEASWGMNNLRMMKENGVSADGVNCVFPSVTYPDHTTIITGVKPAKHGIYYNAPFEEGKASGAWYFYYEGIKAPTLYDAVHKAGKTNANVIWPVTVGGPIDCNVPDIWPLGKSTDRREETAKATTPAGLWQELEENATGKLGADDFSMVREELVMDENVARMGAYIIRKYKPAFTTLHLACTDHYEHMQGRDGLLVRKSVAGADRAIGTILEALIRAGIKDSTTIIVTGDHGFVDIQQSFSPNILLAEAGLITDMDNGNWKARFHAAGGSAFLHLKDKNDKASLEKVKEILTHLPADQQKLFKIIDRKQLDAIGADPDAALALAAMPGVTIGAGVKGAVVKAAKGGTHGFYPDFREIQTGFVAYGAGIAKGKTVKEMDLTDIAPVIAKLLGLSFNTADGHIPAGILQ; this is translated from the coding sequence ATGAAGCGTATCTATGCAATGGCAGGAGGGCTGCTGTTAACATTGTCAGCCGCCGCACAACAGACAGGTCATGTCGTATTGATCACTATTGACGGATTCCGTCCGGACTTCTACCAGGAAGCTTCCTGGGGAATGAACAATCTCCGGATGATGAAGGAGAATGGTGTTTCGGCAGATGGTGTGAACTGTGTGTTCCCCAGTGTAACCTATCCTGATCATACTACCATTATTACAGGTGTAAAGCCTGCAAAACACGGCATTTATTATAACGCGCCTTTTGAGGAAGGCAAGGCCAGCGGCGCATGGTATTTTTATTATGAGGGTATCAAGGCGCCTACCTTATATGATGCGGTACATAAGGCAGGTAAAACAAATGCCAATGTGATCTGGCCGGTCACGGTAGGTGGACCTATTGATTGCAATGTGCCGGATATCTGGCCACTGGGTAAGTCGACCGACAGGAGGGAGGAAACCGCCAAAGCAACGACCCCTGCCGGTCTCTGGCAGGAACTGGAGGAGAATGCCACTGGTAAGCTGGGAGCCGACGATTTTTCCATGGTAAGGGAAGAACTGGTGATGGATGAGAATGTGGCAAGAATGGGCGCTTATATCATCAGAAAATATAAACCTGCGTTCACTACCTTACACCTGGCCTGTACAGATCACTATGAGCATATGCAGGGACGTGACGGTTTGCTGGTAAGGAAATCGGTAGCAGGCGCCGACAGGGCCATCGGCACTATCCTGGAAGCATTGATCAGGGCCGGTATCAAAGACAGTACCACCATCATCGTAACAGGCGATCATGGTTTTGTGGATATTCAGCAGTCCTTCTCTCCGAACATATTACTGGCTGAGGCAGGATTGATCACAGACATGGACAATGGCAACTGGAAGGCCCGGTTCCATGCCGCAGGAGGTTCTGCATTCCTGCATCTGAAAGATAAGAACGACAAAGCATCATTGGAAAAAGTAAAGGAGATACTGACGCATCTGCCGGCTGATCAGCAAAAACTGTTTAAAATAATCGACCGTAAACAACTGGACGCCATTGGCGCTGATCCTGATGCCGCGCTGGCGCTGGCAGCCATGCCGGGTGTAACTATAGGCGCAGGAGTGAAGGGGGCTGTTGTAAAAGCAGCAAAGGGCGGTACACATGGTTTCTATCCTGATTTCCGGGAGATCCAGACCGGTTTTGTAGCATATGGCGCAGGTATAGCAAAGGGGAAGACGGTGAAGGAGATGGACCTGACAGATATAGCGCCTGTCATCGCGAAGTTGTTGGGATTGTCATTTAACACTGCCGATGGACATATTCCGGCAGGTATACTGCAATAA